In Verrucomicrobiales bacterium, the genomic stretch ATCGGCTGAACTCGTCCCGCCACCCCCATCGACCGTAAACCAGTCGATCGAATGGTTCTGCGCATTCACTCGGAGACTCAGAACAACCACTAACATGACTGACCACAACGCCAAGTCGTTTTTCATAATGGTCCAATTTGTCGGAAGGTGGATTCTAGGGAAGTGCTGAAGTTTACCATTCATTCGATCCGGACCTTTCGTTCCCACGCCACCAGTTTCATCGGCTTCGCCGTCATACAGTTACAAAATCAGGGTTGTGTCCCTCACTGATTCTTTCGCAGAGGCGTCCGACTTGTTTCAGGGAAGGTTAAACTTTTTTGGGGAGAGAAGATTCGGTCGTGCGCTGAGAACTCCCTCATCGCTTCGGAACCGGCTTCTGAATATAGGACGCGAGTGTTCCCGCCCGCTCCCGTGGGCATGTCTTGCAGGAGATGGATTCGAAATTTCCTAAGCCGACGGCGGACCCCAACTTTCGTGTATTTCTGCGCGGAGCGGTCACTCTAGAAGTTGGCAGACCACTTGTCATGTACATGGAAGCACTAGCTCAGGAAAAAGTATATACTCGGATCGATGGTGCCGATCTCTGCCCCTCCGTAACGGGGCTCAGAGAGCGGATTCGCGCGATAGATGGCTTACTGCATGCTCCCTGCTTGGAACGTGGATCAACCGACCAACCCTTGGAGATTTCAGAGTGAGGACAACGGACCCCGACTCCGTCGGATCCTGAAAAGCGGTAGAGGTCTACCCGCACTCCAAGACGCTTCGCGAGGCCCTGGACGCTATGGAGTGCTGTAAGCCTCCCTGAGTGTCGCTCCCCATGCTTTTTCATCCGTGTCATCTGAGAAATCCGTGGTCACAGTTGGCGTTTCTGGTCTGAACTCCGATCCGCAACCCACCTTGGGGTTGTCCGCAAACACACCACTCACCCAGGGTAGGCGCTCGTGCCTCACGCCAACCCTGGGCTTTGAGGCGGAATCCCTTTGGGATACGGCGCGGCAACCGGATTCGTAGAACGAAAAGTTGTGGGCAATCCTCAGAGGCTTCTACAGCTTTTGCCCCACCCGACGGCGACGGTAGTTTCCGCGGGCTCGAAAACCCCTTTACCGACTTTCAGCCAGTCACACTCTGAACCCTTTTCGCCTTGCTTTTCAAGGGGCGGAGAGCAATGTGCATCCCGTGCCCAACCCGAAGTTCCTCTCCACGTTTTGTGATGCCCAAGTAGGTATACCTGGATCCTTGTAAGCCCGTCGGTCGGGAAACGCCGTTCTGAGGAGTCGTCGAGCTGGCACAGCGGAGAAGTTATGAGTGCTAAATTGTTTGTCGGAAACCTTCCCTTCAAGGTCACTCAGGAAGAACTGAGCGACCTGTTTACCCCTCACGGCTCAGTCACCGAAGTTCAACTGATGATGGACCGGGTCACCGGACGTCCTCGCGGCTTCGGATTCGTTACCATGGCCTCCACCGAAGAGGCTCAGAAAGCAATCGAAGCCCTCCACGGGGCCGAGTTCGGGGGCCGCGACCTCACAGTCAACCTCGCGCGCCCCATGGAACCGCGCCAGCCTCGCGAGCAACGTCGCTAGCGCCAGCCAGCGCACGGCAGATCCCTAGTCCTCAAGAAGGACCACCTGCTCGTGGGTGTGCAGACCCGCTAGCAGGTCACTCACGCTTTTGCCCTGCCCGGGAAAGATGGCCTGCGGCAAAAGTTCGGCGAGCGGCTGAAGCACAAAGCGTCGCTGATGCGCTCGTGGATGAGGCAGGGTGAGATGAGTCTCCCGACGGGACTCCCGACGGAACCAAATGATGTCCAGGTCCAACGGCCTAGGCTCGTTCAACTGCTTTTTCAAACGACGGCCAAACTCCCTCTCGAGCTCTTGAAGCGCGGAAAGCAACTGCTCTGCACTGACCGATGCGGCAGGCCGCAGCAAGGCCACCGCGTTGACGAACGGCGGGGATCCCGGGGGACAGTCCACCGGCGAGGTTTGCCACAAGGAGGATCGGATCACGGGAGTCTCCGACCAGGCTTGCAGGCGATCGAACGCAGAGCGCAAGACGGCCTGGGAATCTCCTAGATTGGATCCCAGGCTCACCACCGCCAAATCCGACGCATCTCCCATCACTGATGGATGGGACGATCGCGTGGGAGTCATCGGGAGAGAGAGAGCGGGGCGACCTTGCTTTATTTCAACCCGAGCACGTCCTGCATGTCGTAGATGCCCGGTTGCCGAGTGACCACCCAAGCCGCCGCGCGCAGAGCGCCGTTCGCAAAGGTGTCGCGACTGGATGCCTTGTGCGTGAGCTCGAGCCGCTCGCCGACATTGGCATAAATCACCGTGTGATCTCCAACCACGTCACCGCCCCGCATCGAATGCATACCGATCTCGGTTGCAGTGCGCTCGCCAGTAATGCCTTCGCGTCCATGGCGAATCACTTCCGACAGCTGCTGTTTGCGCACATCCGCCAAGATCTCGGCCAAACTGGCGGCCGTTCCGCTCGGCGCATCCTTCTTCAACCGATGGTGCATCTCCACCACTTCCAGATCGAAGCTTGGGCCCAGAATTTCGGTGGCCTTGCGAACGAGCCAGAAGAGCGTGTTCACCCCGGTTGAATAGTTGGAAGCCCAGACCATCGGGATCGCACCGGCGAGCGAGCGAATCTTGGCCTTCTCGGCATCCGAATGGCCGGTAGTACCAATCACCAGAGCCTTGCGCCGCGCCGCGCAAAGTGCGGCGAGATCAGGCGTCACGGAGTGAAAGCTGAAATCGATCACGACGTCAGCTCGCTCCAATAAAGGCTCGATGGCATCGCCGGCATCCGCTTGCGCGGTCACCTGGAGATCGGGCATGCGAGCCGCGCACGACAGTAACGCCTGTCCCATGCGCCCCTTATAGCCGTTGATGAGAACTCGGGTCGGGTTCAAGCCAACTCCCTCCTCTTGGATCCAGCCGCTTTCAGCACCCCACAGGCCCGCAAGGTTTGTTCAAGTTTCTCCCGATTCTTGGTGCCCATCGCCACCAGCGGCAACCGATACTCCTCCTCGATCAACCCCATCATGGCCAAGGCCGCCTTCACCGGGATCGGGTTCGTCTCGATGAACAGGTCCTTGAAGATGGGATAAAAACGGTGATGAAGTTTGCGCGCCGCCTCGACTTTACCGAGACGGAACGCCTTGACCATGTTGGCAACATCGCGGGGAATGACATTCGAAGCAACGCTGATGACACCGTCGGCACCGACGGACATGAACGGCAAGGTTAAGGAGTCGTCGCCTGACAAAATGTCAAACTTGGGTCCCAACACTGCGCGCAGTTGACTGACGCGGTCAGGATTACCACCCGCCTCCTTGATACCCACAATGTTCACGCTGTCCTGGGCCAGCCGATGAACGGTCTCCACAGCAATCTCCACTCCACAACGACCCGGGATGCTATACAGCACAATCGGGAGCTTGGTGGCGCGAGCGATGGCATGGAAGTGCTGGAACAACCCCTCTTGCGTGGGCTTGTTGTAATAAGGAGCCACTTGCAACGATCCATCGGCCCCCGCCTCCTCAGCCGCCTTGGTCAGGTAGATCGCCTCCGAAGTGGAGTTAGCGCCCGTCCCGGCCATGACCTTGGCCTTGCCGGCGGCAAATCGCACCGTGTTCCGGACGATCTCGATATGCTCCTCGAAGCTGACGGTGGGAGACTCGCCGGTGGTGCCAACGGGAACGATTCCGTCAACGCCCCCGCGGATCTGGAGCTTCACGAGCTTCTCCAGCGCAGGAAGATCCAACTTTCCATTTCGGAACGGGGTGACGATAGCGGTATATGTGCCTTTGAACATGCTCTGATCGGTTTCGTTGTTTTCTAAACTGCCGGCGGTCGCCGCCGGATCCTAACTAAATCTGAGGTTTTCGACTAAATCTCGATGCGTCCTGCGAAGGCGAAGTCCGCCGGACCACACAGGTTGACGTCCACAAAGCGTCCTGCCTCCTCCCGGAAACTGACCTCCAATTGATCTCCGCCTTGCACTTGGACGCTAACCGGCGAGGAAAATCCATGGATACGCGAACTCACCAACGCCGCCGCCGTCACGCCGGTGCCGCACGCCAATGTTTCACCCTCCACCCCCCGTTCATAGGTGCGAACGCGGATGGCTCCCGGAGCCAGCACCTGCGCGAAATTCACGTTCGTTCCCTTAGGCTTGAAATGCTCATGGTAACGCAGCTCCGCCCCCAACTGCTGCACCATGGCCTTGTCGGCATCC encodes the following:
- a CDS encoding 4-hydroxy-tetrahydrodipicolinate synthase translates to MFKGTYTAIVTPFRNGKLDLPALEKLVKLQIRGGVDGIVPVGTTGESPTVSFEEHIEIVRNTVRFAAGKAKVMAGTGANSTSEAIYLTKAAEEAGADGSLQVAPYYNKPTQEGLFQHFHAIARATKLPIVLYSIPGRCGVEIAVETVHRLAQDSVNIVGIKEAGGNPDRVSQLRAVLGPKFDILSGDDSLTLPFMSVGADGVISVASNVIPRDVANMVKAFRLGKVEAARKLHHRFYPIFKDLFIETNPIPVKAALAMMGLIEEEYRLPLVAMGTKNREKLEQTLRACGVLKAAGSKRRELA
- the folK gene encoding 2-amino-4-hydroxy-6-hydroxymethyldihydropteridine diphosphokinase — encoded protein: MGDASDLAVVSLGSNLGDSQAVLRSAFDRLQAWSETPVIRSSLWQTSPVDCPPGSPPFVNAVALLRPAASVSAEQLLSALQELEREFGRRLKKQLNEPRPLDLDIIWFRRESRRETHLTLPHPRAHQRRFVLQPLAELLPQAIFPGQGKSVSDLLAGLHTHEQVVLLED
- a CDS encoding 4-hydroxy-tetrahydrodipicolinate reductase, translated to MNPTRVLINGYKGRMGQALLSCAARMPDLQVTAQADAGDAIEPLLERADVVIDFSFHSVTPDLAALCAARRKALVIGTTGHSDAEKAKIRSLAGAIPMVWASNYSTGVNTLFWLVRKATEILGPSFDLEVVEMHHRLKKDAPSGTAASLAEILADVRKQQLSEVIRHGREGITGERTATEIGMHSMRGGDVVGDHTVIYANVGERLELTHKASSRDTFANGALRAAAWVVTRQPGIYDMQDVLGLK
- a CDS encoding RNA-binding protein, which produces MSAKLFVGNLPFKVTQEELSDLFTPHGSVTEVQLMMDRVTGRPRGFGFVTMASTEEAQKAIEALHGAEFGGRDLTVNLARPMEPRQPREQRR